Part of the Anopheles coluzzii chromosome 3, AcolN3, whole genome shotgun sequence genome is shown below.
GAGGGTAACATCGTTGATGAACAATATGAAGAGAAGCGGGCCAatattgcttccttgtggcACACCCGAGCTGCTGACTATTTCTTTGGACATGTGCTTATCAATTTTCACGATGTATGTGCGATTAATTAGGTACGACTTTAGCCACTGTACGAGCGGGCTGGGAACTCCTAGCTTATCGAGTTTAGCGAGAAGAATTGCGTGCGGAAGAGAGTCGAATGCTGCTTTTAGatctgtataaattgcatcgacttgagctccggcatcaatttgactagtgcaataggttacaaattcaaccaggtTCGTGGTAGTCGACTTTTTTGGCACGAATCCATGTTGATACGAGCTTAGGTAGCTGCGGCATGCATGTAgcagatttttgtatatcactagctcgaacaccttggcaatggcacacaaaGATGTAATACCCCGGTAGTTGATGGCATCtgtcctgtcgccctttttgtaaataggaaccatccaagatttcctccatgttttgggaaagtagccattggctagcgatgcattgaacaattttgcaaGGATAGGTGCTACTGTcgtttgacagcgtttcagCACGGTAGAAGGAATTCCGTCGGGTCCAGGAGCGAAGGAAGGCTTTAGTTGCGCTAGGGCAGATAAAACGATCTCACTGTCGATGAAAGGAGTGCTCATGTTAATTGCGCCAGCCGGAGTGTTGACgagagcagcatcaatggtatCGGTATCATTCATGGCCGGTGAAAAGCAATCTGCGAAGCGAAGAGATTGCACATTTCATTAGTGTTGGCACTACAACAACTtcactacaacaacaacaactacaaaagGAGCAACAACTTTGTACGTAATGGATTTCGGTGTAtgcgtggattttgttttgctgttgtagaagCGCCAAAACGAGTCAGGCCACCTGCAGAGGTTACGTTGAATTTTACTCAAATATCTGCGATATCGAAACCTGTTATAGCTGCAGTATAAAGAGTGCGTGTCAAAGTAGATCGAGCGAGATCTTTGGCAGCGGCGCGTTTGGTAGTGACGATAAGCAgctctttttacacgtttgagTCGTTTGAGTGTGCGGTCCGCCCAGGGGGGATTAGATTTAGGACGCTGAACTGGGACGCATACAACAAAGGCTTGCACCATGAAGGACGAGAATGAACATACTGCTTCGtcaagtgaaataaaattggaaCAATGAAAGCTATTGTTAAACATTGATATCATGTCGTTCAGTTTCACATAGTCAGCTTTAGCAAAGTTATAACGATAAAATGCGGTTGTCGTCGAGTTTTGTCGAGTCGTCAAATTGCGTCGGGTCGACGAGTTAATACGTATATTGAAGTCAAACGCCGGATGGTAGGAGTCAAGAGGTACAAGTGGAACAACACTTGGAAAGACAGGCGAACACAATTTAGCTGTAGCATTGTTAGCGTAGAGCTGGTCAAGCATGCGTCCGTGCGAATTATTGATGTGTTTAAGTTGCACTAAtccgttaaatttaaatccatcCACAAAGGTGTTGTTGGCCAGTGAGCGCGCAGTTGGTTCATAGTGCGTTATTGATGAGTATTCTGGCGAGGACGAAGGATCAGCTGTGGACCAGCTTATGCTGGGCTGATTGAAATCGCCAATAAAAAACAGCAGATCCGAAGGCTTCAGTGTGAGAGTGAAGCTGCTGATACAATCATGTAGAGAGCGAAGAGTCGATATCTCGGAGCTAAGCTGCGGTGGAATGTATACTACCATGACGTACAGATGTGCGTTATTGCAGGCGACGCGCACACAAATATACTCAAGAGACCGATCACGGGAAGGTAATTCTATCGACTCGTAAGCGTTAGAAACGGCTagcaaaacaccaccaccgcgagAGCTAGAGCCGCTGAGAGAGCGATCACAGCGGTAAACAGAGAAGTTGTTGTTGAAGAGAAGAGCAGATGGAATGTTGTCAACAAGCCAAGTTTCCGTGAGGGCGATGAAGTCGAAGTCAGCCTCCGATACAGCTAGGTgaaattcttttgttttagtacGCAAACCTCTAACGTTTTGATAATAGCACCTTAAATACTTTGCGGTAGCGTTGTCATTGTGGCGGTTGGATAAAGCGGGTATACGGTAAGTCAATTGAGCTGCGTTGTCAGAGCATGAGGCTTGGCGTGTTTGTTGCGTGCAATGAGCGGAACTTCGTCTAGTTGAGAAAAAAGCGATCGATTGTAGACTGGTGCAGGTGCGGAGATGAAGCGCGGTGGTTTTGGGGCGGTCCAGAAACAAGTGTTGAGTTTGGTGCTTCCAGGGTATCATTCACCGGGGGGTGACACTGTTTTGATGATGTTGTTTCAGGACCAGGTGGAGTAGACGTGCGTGCTGCTAAACGGTGAGTCGTTGGTGTGCGTGAGGTGTAGCGGTGATCAGTACTAGTAGCTGGTGTGCGTGTTGTAAAGCGGTTTCGGGTGGCTATAGGAGATGAGGTTTGGTGGTCGTGTTGACGGGATGGAAAAAACTCACGTACACCGATACCGACGGGCCAAGTGGATGGTGTGAGTGCCGCATCTCGAAGGATAGCCGGGACTCTCACTTTGAATGAAAGCCAATTCATGCTGTCCACACTAACCCCTCTTCTCAGCAGGCAATACGCTATAACGTCAttggtgttgttgttagtatggtttagagaggctttggctcctgcggagttctttcgcctctcaACGTCATTGGTGGCTAAGCGACGCTTTACAGAAGCGACCACTTGTTCCACAGTGACGGCCGTTGATAAGCAGGATAGGCGGATCCAGATCCTATCTGTGAATGGCTCACGAGGTGCAGCTTGAAGCGGTGATGATAACGGATCGGTTCCCACCAGTTCATGCGGTTGTGTAGGTGCCGGCTGGACGGCAATCGTGGTGTTGGTGTATGCGTTTGGCGATGACGCGGCACAAAGGATGTTGCCGCGACtgtttacaattttgtttacacCAGGAGATGCCGAATCCTCGATTACGCGCCTCCGCTTTCTACCAGTAGCCGGTCGAGGATCAGGATTCCGAATGTGAGGCGTGGATGCAGTTTGAAGGAGGGTAAAACCACTGCGAACTTCGGCGACAATAGACTCAACGAGCTTGCCGATAGCTGCTACAGCTGAGGTGAGGGCGGCTTGGAAACCGACCTGGGCGCCTATTTCTTTTACCGAACGGCAGCGCGGATTTTTAAGCATGTTAGTGCAGCCAATGCATCTCCAGTGCAGGTCGACATTGGACAATACTGCGTCAATCAGCTCGGGGGGCAATTTGCAACAGCCGCGGTGGAACGTAGCGTCACAATATGCACAACTGATGATGCAGCCGGTGGCCTTTAGCGGTTCAGCACACGAGAAGCAAATAGCCGCCATCGCGAAATCACGCGTAATCACAGCACAACACTGCTAAGCCGATCAGGAAAAAACAGCAGGAAACCACAGTTGCGGTGCAACTAAACAATTCGCTAACACGCAACGATGATGTGAAGCAGTTTAATAGTCCGCAGAATAGGCAACAATGCGATGCGACGCagaaaacacaagaaaattactgaaaaatcaCGGAGCGCGACGAAAGTGCGGCCGAACAgttaaacgtcaaacgtcgttttttttcaaacgtcgttcactttgattccagattcgatcacctgatttctttaatgcaccttgggataaatgtaaacaaacccgtgttttcgagcaggtagtcgaatctaattctagcttttaggctaaaattttctagactgaaaatcgtaggctagttttttgtgtggttttgtatggattgtttacatgatttcagccttcaactgtcaaactccatacaaaaaactgactagaatcgtgaaggcccccagttccaggccaagctgccgacacctgtcctcgtaaggaggtatgggggaggacaatctacccaggattttacatatagcaaacctggtgaacgatcgctgcacccgctcgatacgttccacgtgggttcgagctgtaggggaccagactactgagcagtactccaaaatcgatctgaccagagagcagaacagagtcttcaggcacattgggtcggagaaatcgcacgcaattttctttaggagacccaatgttttccgcgcctgattgacaactgagtcaatgtggtggctgaaggtgaggcctctgtcaagcaagacaccgaggtcttttacgacacaaacacgattgactggtacagaatttaggacgtacgagtaagtgattggagactgcgaacgactaaacgaaatgacgttacacttatcaggacataatgtgagggaattactagaacaccaagacgaaaaacgatcaagaatattttgtagggaaatgcaatctctaggagacgaaactgggagaaagattttgaggtcgtctgcgtAGCAGAAAAAACACTCAGGAGGAAGGATGGtacggacatcattaataaaaattatgaacagcaaaggacttaggacactaccttgcgatacgcctgcactacatgaaaagggagtcgaaaacatatcattaaatttaacactataggaacgatcaaatagaaaagaacgtaaccaagatacaaaaagattattgacgtcaagttgtgaaattttatttagaagtaaggaatgaggaatacgatcaaatgcagatttgaagtcagtataaatagtatcaacttgtttaattgactctaactgggatgatacgaaagaggtgaaggacataaggttagttgttgtagaacggttaggaataaagccatgttgctgagggataatagtagaagaggtgagtttaaacacataggtatggataatatgctcaaataccttggttattgcgcattgtattgagatgccacggtaattggaaatgacagacgggttaccttttttgtgaatgggaactagccatgctcgcttccacaataaagagaatgaagacgaggacaaagataggttaaacaattttaccaatagagggacgaatagaaaaggtgacttttttaaaaccgaggctggtattccatccggtccaggggagaaggatggcttaagttttttaagagcttcagAGACTGTATTAACATTGACAATACCCTCAGCCCATGCGACGGAGTTTAAACCAGGCCATATGCCCTCAGACTCTGTCAAAGGTTGACTCTCCGGTCTAGACAGACCATTGGCGAAATGATCAGCGAATAGGGAACAGGTGTCAGCAGCATTGTCCGTAGTGACCGAACCGAGCGACATGGAAgtaggaagggaagagggattaCGACGCTTCTTGGCATAAGACCAAAAAAGTTTAGGATTACGGTATAACATGCATTGAAGCCTGTTGCGTACGACCTCATTGTGAAGTAAAAGCATATATGCGGATGTAGCAAAACACTTCAAGATAAAACACCTCAAGTTAAAACAAAgttcaagcaaaacacgccTCAAGCAATAGCGCGCGCTTcagaaacgcaacaaacataaacaggtaGTCAACCGTTCTCACGGTTCAAACGAGGAAGTAACTTTACGCAATTCATAAACCATAGGTACATGTCGCATTAAGTATAAATACAACTTGTTATCAAAATAGTCATAGTCACAGTTAGCTGAGCTATATGCGGTCAGCAACTAAATAGCATATAAGAGATGAAAACCTAAATAAAGTAAGCGCATTCGAACACAAACCTCAGAATCGCTCGTTTCTTAATAGTCGGAGGCACTCTCCGgtcgacgaaggaaaaatatacccGATTCGGTGTAAAGCACCGGCGTTGGGCGCTGCGACGGAGCAACACATCCGCCAGCAGCAttaatggtggctccagagaggaactAACGACCTCTTCGCAGTGAATAGCACGTGATTCAGACCAGCATAAGCGCCGAAGCACCGTGAGTGAAATAGAGCGGCAACTAAGTGCGTAAAACAGCACGACCGCCAAAAAACCGCGAGTGAAAGTGCGTAAAATAGTGAAGATCACAACCGTGAGTGAAATAGATAGGCAACAAGGTGCGTAAACCAGCACGACCGCCAAAGCACCGCGAGTTAAAGTGAGTGAAATAGTAAGGATCACAACCGTGAGTGAAATAGATCGGCTACAAGGTGCGTAAACCAGCACGACCGCCAAAACACCGCGAGTTAAAGTGAGTGAAATAGTAAGGATCACAACCGTGAGTGAAATAGATCGGCTACAAGGTGCGTAAACCAGCACGACCGCCGAAACACCGCGAATGAAAGTGcacaaagcattaaaatcaACACCAGGAGTGGAATAGAACGGCAAATAAGTGCGTAACTAAGCACGACCGCCAAAACACCATAAGAATAAGGTGACATCATAAACAAAACCCGAGAACCGTTAGCGAACACAAGAGCACGGAGGGTACCGACAACGATATAAACAAACCAAcggcaaaacgtcaaaaagcCAAATCAGCAAAAGGCTACGCCAACGTAGTGACCATTCGGTGGTTACACAGCAAGGTCGGCgacaacgaaataaaaacaacgagTAACAACAAACAGCTTAAGTTTCAATGGAAATAGCTgattaaaaacatcaaattaaacaacaacGAGTAGGCTTACTCGGTTTGGAACGGACAGCAAGCAGTGACTCATCGTCAGGTccgacaaacaaaacgaacagcGAGCGACAAGCGGCAAGTCCACCGGCGTCTCCAAGCACCAAGCAGCAAGCAGCGACTCATCGCCAGGgccggcaaacaaaacaaacagcgagcGGATAACGGTCAGTGCACCAGCGACTTCAGGCAGCAGACAGCGATCGCAGACGTTCCAAGCAGCAGAGTGGGGCCGGTAATAACGTGACTGAAGAAAGCATCCAACCTACTAGAGACGACAGTAGTAGCCGGACCAGAGAAGAACCCACCAGATCGACTAGCATCATCAGCAAGCGGACATCCGTGATACGGCATACAAAAGCATCTCAAACGCTGAGTGAGTAACAATGGAATTTATTACTAATCCAAACGGTCATTGTAAGCTTTGTACTAACAAAGATGAGTGGGGGAAACAGGTTAGTTGCACGGAATGCGACAGGTGGTTTCACCTGAGTTGTTTGGGGGTAAAGAGTACCCCAAAGAATTTCGTATGTTCAAAATGTAAGAAATCtgaagaagaaaggaaggagATAAAGAAGGCTCTAGAAGAATCACAAAGACTTTGCGATttataaaaggaaaaaagagagaaagaattagaacaaagtaataacaataaaaaggaTTTGGAGCGGTTACAAGAGGAATTAAACGAagccgcaaacgacgggaaaAAAATGCGAGAAGCATTAATTCAAACAGAGAAATTATTGCAGGAAAAGATAGAtaatgaaaaacgaaacaaagaatcacaaaagcagcaagaagaagaaatagaaaGATTGCAGAAGACTCTTCAAGATCAAATCATAATAGAATCAAAAAagcaggaaacaaaacaattgctaAGCGAGAAGGCTCTGAatcccgaaaaaaaagaggaaaatattTCGCTTACCGAAAATATTAACAGACTTGTAAGCGCACTAACTGCTACTTCTTCTGCTGGCAAAAGTACGCTTTTGGAACTTCCTGAATTTGATGGAAGTTATAAACTATGGCCTCGATTTAAAACGGCCTTTGATGAAACAactaagaaaggaaatttttcAAAGCTGGAGAATCTGAATAGACTACAGCGATACTGAAAAGGGAATGCATTAAAATCAGTCAGTGGTCCCATGTTAAGTCCTGATAATCTTGATAAAATTATCGACCGATTAGAAAAACTTTATGGTAACCCCGAAAGCGTCTACAAGTCTTTGCTTAACGATCTCACAGCTTGCAGGCACATTTCAATAGAAAATCCAACATCAATAATAGAGTTTTCCAACGCGTTGAATAATATGATAGATAATCTGAATTTACTGGGGAGAACACAATATTTAAATGATCAGAGGCTCCTGAGCGACCTCATAGCACGGCTATCAACAGATGTTAGAAATAAATGGAttgcaaaaacattaaatgacCAAGAGATTCACACATTAAGTGATCTGGCACTATGGATAAAACCAACCGAGGACCTAGCGGCAGGTTTGGTAGCAAATGAAAATGGTCAGAAATTTCGAGGGCACCGATTAAATGCTCACTTACAGCCCAAGATGTATTCTAAAGACAATCATTGTCTGGTATGTGGAAGGGCTCATGAAACAACTCAATGCCAAGAGCTCATAGATAAGCCAGTATGGCAGAGATGGAAACTGTTAACCCAAAAGGGCATTCGTACTAATTGCTGCAAATACAAAAACCATAAGGCAGTTAGCTGCCGCCTTCCTGCTCAATGCAGAGTGGAACGTTGCTCACAAAAACACCATACGTTACCATACGTACCATAGGAAAGAGGAACAATCCCCCTCATACATTCCTCCACAAAGATTAAACTTCCACAAAGAGGACAGAAAGCTTTACTATCAAATCATACCAATCACATTATATCACGAATGTgcggaaataaaaacatttgccTTGTTGGATCCAGCGTCAGCAACAAGTCTTATTGTTGATGATGTAAGAAAACAGCTGCAACTAACAGGGCCCAATATGCCTCTTAAATTATCGTGGACGAATGGAAACATACAAGACGAACCACATAGTCAAATTGTTTCTTTGAGGGTTCGTGGgccaaataataaaatgctCAACATCAAGAATCTACGCTCGGTGAAGGAACTTGACCTCCCCAGACAAACGGTAGATGCTAAGAAATTGAGCAAAATGTACAAACACTTCAAAAATATCGATTTAGAAAGTTACTATGATGCCATTCCCACAGTTTTATTAGGTCTCCCACATGCTTATTATACTCAAAGCATTGGATATCGCTCCGGAAAACCTAATCAGCCGGTAGCTCAAGAGACTCGGCTGGGATGGACAATATTCGGAGGAGGAAAACATTATTGGCAAAATGATATAAACAAGTGTAGTCCTCTATTTACAATCAAAgatcaaaaagaagaagatgaaaaattaatgTCATCACTTATGCAGAAATTTTTCTCAACTGAAGAATTTGGAGTTAAATCAAACGAAGCGCCAATGCCAAAATTAGAACAGCAGGCGTTGGAAATTATGAAGGATACCTTGGCATATAAGGAAAACCGATACGAGATAGGATTACTTTGGAAGGAAGACAAACCACAGTTACCAAATAGCTATCCCCAAGCCCTGACAAGACTAAAATCACAAGAGAGAAAATTAGAAAAGGATGTTGAATTAAAAGAATGGTATCACCGAACTATTGCGGAATACCTAAGCAAAGGATATGCTCGAAAGGCTACCCCTGGGGAGCTGCTCGAATATAACCGGAAGATAAACTATATTCCTCACTTTGCTATAGTAAACAAGAACAAGTTTCCACCTAAGCCTCGTCTAGTATTTGATGCAGCCGCAAAAAATGAAGGAAGGTCACTGAACTCATTCCTCCTATCCGGTCTTGATGCTACCACCTCTTTATTTGGTGTACTCATCAGATTCCGCGAACACGAAATTGCTTGCTCTGGTGATATAAAGGAAATGTTCCACCAGGTAAAGGTTAAGCAAGAAGATCAGTGTGCCCAACGTTTTTTGTACAGAGAATCTCCTAACAAAGACCCTCAGGTCTATGTTATGCAGGTAATGACATTTGGAGCGACATGCTCTCCAGCATGCGCACAGTTTGTAAAGAATCAAAACGGTCTAAAattcgaaaaacaaaacccaaaggCGGTGAAGGCAATTACCGATAATCATTACGTAGATGATTATCTGGATAGTTTCGCCAGTATTGAAGATGCTGCCAAAACAGTAAACGAGATCATGACAATTCATGATAAGGCTAATTTTTTTATACGAAACTTTGTGTCAAATTCTCATGAATTGATAAGCTCTCTTCCTGAGAACAGGAGAGCGAATAAAGAGATGcattttatcgaaaacaagGATGATACTTACGAGAAAATTCTTGGCATGCACTGGGACACGAGAAACGATACTTTCAAATATAAACTAAAAATTCCACCACTAGAGGATAAGAAATTGACCAAAAGGAATATACTTTCAAATATAATGAGAATCTACGACCCATTGGGCCTGGTCATCAATCTCACTACGGAATCAAAGGTCCTCATGCAAGAACTATGGAAGGAGAAAGTTGACTGGGATGATGTATTGCCAATTAACCTCCAAAGAAAATGGCAGGAATGGCTCGACGCTATAAAAACTGTTGAAGATATTAAGATCGTCAGATCCTATTCAAACATTAAGGGAAACTGTCGCAGAGAGCTGCATACATTTGTAGATGCCTCAGAAAGGGCTTTCGCAGCCGTGGTATATCTAAAAACAATACAAGGTGACACAGTAAATGTCAATATTTTGGCAGCTAAGTCAAGAGTAGCTCCCACAAAACCACTTACAATACCAAAATTAGAACTTCAAGGGGCAATACTTGGTGTAAGACTTGCCGATATCATTAAAAAAGAATTGAGACTGAATATAGATGAAGAATTCTATTGGACAGATTCAAAGACAGTACTAGGATGGATCAATTCAGAAGCTCGCAATTACAAACAATTTGTGGCATGTCGAATAGGGGAAATTATCCATCGAACATCAAGAATTCAGTGGCACTGGGTAGCTTCAAAGGACAATCCAGCAGACGAAGCTACGAAACCTAAACAGGGGCACTCGATATGGCTATAGGGTCCGGATttcttgaaacaaaaaacataagcAACCCCCAAATCAGAACAAATTgctataaaaatagaaatccGACAGGTACACATGATTAGAGAAAAAACGGTGCAAATTAAGGATAGGAAAACGTGTTCAATCGACTGGTGCTCTAGTTGGACACGCTC
Proteins encoded:
- the LOC120956067 gene encoding uncharacterized protein LOC120956067: MAAICFSCAEPLKATGCIISCAYCDATFHRGCCKLPPELIDAVLSNVDLHWRCIGCTNMLKNPRCRSVKEIGAQVGFQAALTSAVAAIGKLVESIVAEVRSGFTLLQTASTPHIRNPDPRPATGRKRRRVIEDSASPGVNKIVNSRGNILCAASSPNAYTNTTIAVQPAPTQPHELVGTDPLSSPLQAAPREPFTDRIWIRLSCLSTAVTVEQVVASVKRRLATNDVERRKNSAGAKASLNHTNNNTNDVIAYCLLRRGVSVDSMNWLSFKVRVPAILRDAALTPSTWPVGIGVREFFPSRQHDHQTSSPIATRNRFTTRTPATSTDHRYTSRTPTTHRLAARTSTPPGPETTSSKQCHPPVNDTLEAPNSTLVSGPPQNHRASSPHLHQSTIDRFFLN